The Coffea arabica cultivar ET-39 chromosome 8e, Coffea Arabica ET-39 HiFi, whole genome shotgun sequence genome window below encodes:
- the LOC113703007 gene encoding endoglucanase 6 gives MENTVKLCFIAPLFLLLGILPLAFAGHDYSQALSKSILFFEAQRSGYLPRNQRVQWRGNSGLNDGKPSGVDLTGGYYDAGDNVKFGLPMAFTVTMMSWSIIEYGGQMAASGELSHAMDAIKWGTDYLIKAHPQPNVLYGEVGDGNTDHYCWQRPEDMTTSRAAYRIDPSNPGSDLAAETAAAMAAASIVFRRDNSAYSNELLNHAYQLFEFADKYRGKYDSSITVAQKYYRSVSGYADELLWAATWLYKATNNQFYLNYLGNNGDALGGTGWAMTEFGWDVKYAGVQTLVAKFLMQGKGGRYTGEFQQYQQKAEAFMCSCMGKGNQNVQRTPGGLIFRQGWNNMQFVTSASFLLTVYSDYLASAGKSLKCASGYVSPSEMLSFAKSQVDYILGDNPRATSYMVGYGNNYPRQVHHRGSSIVSIKVDPSFVSCRGGYATWFSRKASDPNVLTGAIVGGPDAYDNFADQRDNYEQTEPATYNNAPILGVLARLHGGQGVYNQLLPVAQPKPVPHPKLTPTPASSSNPITVEQRMTDSWLNHGRTYHRYSTIVTNKSDKTVKNLKISISKLYGPLWGLTKFGDSYTFPAWTNSLPAGKSIEFVYIHSASPANVLVSSYTFA, from the exons ATGGAGAATACTGTGAAACTCTGTTTCATTGCTCCTCTGTTTCTGCTACTTGGGATTCTTCCCTTAGCATTTGCAGGCCACGATTATAGCCAAGCTCTAAGCAAGAGCATTCTCTTCTTTGAAGCTCAGAGATCTGGTTACTTGCCAAGAAACCAAAGGGTCCAATGGAGGGGCAATTCTGGTCTCAATGATGGCAAGCCCAGCGGG GTGGATCTAACTGGAGGGTACTATGATGCTGGAGACAATGTGAAGTTTGGGCTTCCCATGGCATTTACAGTGACTATGATGTCCTGGAGCATTATCGAGTATGGGGGGCAAATGGCTGCGAGTGGTGAGCTTAGCCATGCCATGGATGCCATTAAGTGGGGCACTGACTATCTCATCAAAGCTCATCCCCAACCCAATGTCCTCTATGGGGAG GTTGGAGATGGTAACACAGACCACTACTGCTGGCAAAGGCCAGAGGACATGACCACGTCAAGGGCTGCTTACAGAATTGACCCAAGCAATCCCGGATCTGACCTCGCTGCTGAAACTGCGGCCGCAATGGCCGCTGCGTCGATCGTTTTCCGCCGTGATAATAGTGCATATTCCAATGAGCTTCTCAACCATGCTTATCAG CTGTTCGAGTTTGCTGATAAATACAGGGGCAAATATGACAGCAGCATCACAGTGGCCCAGAAGTACTACCGATCTGTTAGTGGGTACGCG GACGAGTTGTTGTGGGCAGCAACCTGGTTGTACAAGGCAACCAACAACCAGTTCTACTTAAATTACCTAGGCAACAATGGGGATGCTCTTGGTGGGACCGGTTGGGCCATGACTGAATTTGGGTGGGATGTCAAGTATGCTGGCGTCCAGACCCTTGTTGCTAAG TTCTTAATGCAAGGGAAAGGTGGTCGTTATACAGGGGAATTTCAGCAATACCAGCAAAAAGCCGAGGCTTTCATGTGTTCGTGCATGGGAAAGGGCAATCAGAATGTTCAGAGAACTCCAGGAGGCCTCATTTTCCGCCAGGGGTGGAACAATATGCAGTTTGTCACAAGCGCCTCATTCCTTCTCACTGTCTACTCTGATTATCTTGCTTCTGCTGGCAAGTCTCTCAAGTGTGCTTCTGGCTACGTATCGCCATCTGAAATGCTCTCATTTGCTAAATCTCAG GTGGACTACATTCTTGGAGACAACCCGAGAGCCACGAGCTACATGGTTGGATATGGGAACAACTATCCTAGACAAGTTCACCACAGAGGTTCATCCATTGTCTCCATCAAGGTAGACCCCTCATTTGTGAGTTGCAGAGGGGGTTATGCCACTTGGTTTAGCAGGAAAGCAAGTGACCCCAATGTCCTCACCGGTGCTATTGTTGGAGGGCCAGATGCATATGACAATTTTGCTGATCAGAGGGATAACTATGAGCAAACTGAGCCTGCTACCTACAACAATGCTCCCATTCTCGGTGTCTTGGCTAGACTACATGGTGGCCAAGGCGTTTATAACCAGCTTCTTCCAG TGGCTCAGCCTAAACCAGTTCCACACCCTAAATTAACTCCAACTCCAG CTTCATCCTCCAATCCAATTACTGTTGAGCAGAGGATGACAGATTCATGGCTTAACCATGGAAGAACTTACCATCGATACTCTACAATAGTGACTAACAAATCTGACAAGACAGTGAAGAATTTGAAGATTTCAATATCTAAGCTCTACGGCCCTCTGTGGGGTCTCACAAAGTTTGGTGATTCTTACACATTTCCAGCATGGACCAACTCTTTGCCCGCAGGAAAAAGCATCGAGTTTGTGTATATCCATTCTGCTTCTCCTGCAAATGTATTGGTGTCATCCTACACATTTGCTTGA